One window of the Oncorhynchus mykiss isolate Arlee chromosome 5, USDA_OmykA_1.1, whole genome shotgun sequence genome contains the following:
- the LOC110523002 gene encoding ubiquitin carboxyl-terminal hydrolase 46, whose amino-acid sequence ITVRNIASICNMGTNASALEKDIGPEQFPINEHYFGLVNFGNTCYCNSVLQALYFCRPFRENVLAYKAQQKKENLLTCLADLFHSIATQKKKVGVIPPKKFISRLRKENDLFDNYMQQDAHEFLNYLLNTVADILLEEKKLNTQEKQNGRLKNNGTAITTKTELENKTTEPTWVHAIFQGTLTNETRCLNCESIRAVSSKYEDFLDLSVDVEQNTSITDLHCLWDFSNTETLCSEYKYYCETCCSKQEAQKRMRVKKLPMILALHLKRFKYMEQLHRYTKLSYRVVFPLELRLFNTSGDSVNLDCMYDLVAVVVHCGSGPNRGHYIIVKSHGFWLLFDDDIVEKIDAQAIKEFYGLTSDISKNSESGYILFYQSRE is encoded by the exons ATAACTGTCAGAAATATCGCCTCCATTTGTAATATG GGCACCAATGCCTCTGCTCTAGAGAAAGACATTGGTCCGGAGCAGTTCCCAATCAACGAACACTACTTTGGATTGGTCAAC TTTGGGAACACTTGTTACTGTAACTCGGTGCTTCAGGCCCTGTACTTCTGCCGGCCCTTCCGGGAGAACGTGCTGGCCTACAAGGCCCAGCAGAAGAAGGAGAACCTGCTCACGTGTCTGGCAGACCTCTTCCACAGCATCGCCACCCAGAAGAAAAAGGTGGGAGTCATCCCGCCCAAGAAGTTCATCTCACGCCTGCGCAAGGAGAATG ACCTGTTTGATAACTACATGCAGCAGGACGCCCATGAGTTCCTCAACTACCTGCTGAACACAGTGGCAGACATCCTGCTGGAGGAGAAGAAGCTGAACACA CAGGAGAAGCAGAACGGACGCCTCAAGAACAACGGAACGGCCATCACCACGAAGACCGAGCTCGAGAACAAGACCACGGAGCCCACCTGGGTGCATGCCATCTTCCAGGGCACGTTGACCAATGAGACGCGCTGCCTCAACTGTGAGTCCATCCGGGCC GTCAGCAGCAAATATGAGGACTTTCTGGATCTTTCTGTGGATGTAGAGCAGAATACATCAATAACAG ACCTTCACTGTCTCTG GGACTTCAGTAACACAGAGACCTTGTGCAGTGAATACAAATACTACTGTGAGACATGCTGCAGCAAGCAGGAGGCCCAGAAAAG GATGCGTGTGAAGAAGCTGCCTATGATCCTGGCCCTGCACCTGAAGCGATTTAAGTACATGGAGCAGCTGCACCGATACACCAAACTGTCCTATCGTGTTGTCTTCCCTCTGGAGCTCCGCCTCTTCAACACCTCTGGAGACTCTGTCAACCTCGACTGCATGTACGACCTGGTCGCTGTGGTCGTCCACTGTGgcag TGGACCCAACAGAGGACACTACATCATAGTGAAGAGTCATGGCTTCTGGCTGTTGTTTGATGATGACATCGTGGAG AAAATCGATGCCCAGGCCATCAAAGAGTTCTATGGGTTGACGTCAGACATCTCCAAGAACTCAGAGTCTGGATACATCCTCTTCTATCAGTCCAGGGAGTAA